The following proteins are encoded in a genomic region of Mycobacterium sp. 155:
- a CDS encoding class II fumarate hydratase, with product MTIDSAVEYRIEHDTMGEVRVPVNALWRAQTQRAVENFPISFRGLERTQIRALGLLKAACAQVNKDLGLLAPEKADAIIAAAGEIADGLHDDQFPIDVFQTGSGTSSNMNTNEVIASIAAAGGVTVHPNDDVNMSQSSNDTFPTATHIAATEAAVRHLIPALEVLHESLAAKAKQWRTVVKSGRTHLMDAVPVTLGQEFGGYARQIEAGIERVRATLPRLGELAIGGTAVGTGLNAPDGFGAKVVEVLVNETGLAELRTAIDSFEAQAARDGLVEASGALRTIAVSLTKIANDVRWMGSGPLTGLAEIQLPDLQPGSSIMPGKVNPVLPEAVTQVACQVVGNDAAIAMGGASGAFELNVYIPMMARNLLESFTLLSNVSRLFAERCIDGLVANEAHLRELAESSPSIVTPLNSAIGYEEAAKVAKQALKEKKTIRQTVIDRGLIGDKLSEEELDRRLDVLAMAKVKQGD from the coding sequence ATGACCATCGACAGCGCCGTCGAGTACCGCATCGAACACGACACCATGGGCGAGGTCCGGGTGCCGGTCAACGCCCTGTGGCGGGCGCAGACGCAACGCGCCGTGGAGAACTTCCCGATCTCCTTCCGCGGGCTGGAGCGCACCCAGATCCGGGCGCTGGGTCTGCTGAAGGCGGCCTGCGCCCAGGTCAACAAGGACCTGGGTCTGCTGGCCCCGGAGAAGGCCGACGCGATCATCGCCGCAGCCGGCGAGATCGCCGACGGCCTCCACGATGACCAGTTCCCCATCGACGTGTTCCAAACCGGTTCGGGCACCAGCTCGAACATGAACACCAATGAGGTGATCGCGTCGATCGCGGCCGCGGGCGGCGTGACGGTGCATCCGAATGACGACGTGAACATGTCGCAGAGCTCCAATGACACGTTCCCTACCGCGACGCACATCGCGGCCACCGAAGCCGCTGTGCGCCACTTGATCCCGGCGCTCGAGGTGCTGCACGAGTCGCTGGCCGCCAAGGCCAAGCAGTGGCGCACCGTGGTGAAGTCGGGCCGCACCCACCTGATGGATGCGGTGCCGGTGACGCTCGGCCAGGAGTTCGGTGGCTACGCCCGCCAGATCGAGGCGGGCATAGAAAGGGTGCGGGCGACGCTGCCCCGACTGGGTGAACTGGCCATCGGCGGCACCGCCGTCGGCACCGGACTCAACGCGCCCGACGGCTTCGGGGCCAAGGTGGTCGAGGTGCTGGTGAACGAGACCGGGCTGGCCGAATTGCGTACCGCCATCGACTCTTTCGAGGCCCAGGCGGCCCGCGACGGGCTGGTCGAGGCGTCGGGTGCGCTGCGCACCATCGCGGTGTCGCTGACCAAGATCGCCAACGACGTGCGGTGGATGGGCTCGGGGCCGCTGACCGGCCTGGCCGAGATCCAACTGCCAGACCTGCAACCGGGCAGCTCGATCATGCCGGGCAAGGTGAATCCCGTTCTGCCCGAGGCGGTTACCCAGGTGGCCTGTCAGGTGGTGGGCAACGACGCCGCCATCGCCATGGGTGGAGCCTCAGGAGCTTTCGAACTCAACGTGTACATCCCGATGATGGCGCGCAATCTGCTCGAGTCGTTCACGCTGCTGTCCAACGTGTCCCGACTGTTCGCCGAGCGCTGCATCGACGGCCTGGTGGCCAACGAGGCACACCTGCGCGAGCTGGCTGAATCGTCGCCGTCCATCGTGACGCCGCTGAACTCCGCGATCGGCTACGAGGAGGCCGCCAAGGTCGCCAAGCAGGCCCTGAAGGAAAAGAAAACCATCCGTCAGACGGTCATCGACCGCGGCCTGATCGGCGACAAGCTGTCGGAGGAAGAGCTGGACCGGCGCCTCGACGTGCTGGCCATGGCGAAGGTCAAGCAGGGCGACTAA
- the glpX gene encoding class II fructose-bisphosphatase: MSPTRGEAPDRNLALELVRVTEAGAMAAGRWVGRGDKERGDGAAVDAMRELVNSVSMRGVVVIGEGEKDNAPMLYNGEEVGNGDGPDCDFAVDPVDGTTLLSKGLPNAISVLAVAERGAMFDPSAVFYMNKIAVGPEAADAIDVNASIGENIRKVAKAKRLSVEDVTVCILDRPRHEQLMADVRDAGARIRLITDGDVAGAIAACRPNSGTDMLAGIGGTPEGIIAAAAIRCMGGAIQAKLAPKDDAERQKAIDRGYDLDAVLGTDQLVSGENVFFCATGVTDGDLLRGVRYASGGCTTQSIVMRSKSGTVRMIEAYHRLSKLNEYSAIDFIGDASAVRPLP, from the coding sequence ATGAGTCCCACGCGGGGCGAAGCCCCTGATCGCAACCTTGCCCTTGAACTTGTCCGGGTCACCGAGGCGGGAGCCATGGCCGCAGGCAGGTGGGTCGGCCGCGGTGACAAAGAACGCGGTGACGGCGCCGCCGTCGACGCCATGCGGGAGCTGGTCAACTCGGTCTCCATGCGCGGCGTCGTGGTGATCGGCGAGGGCGAGAAGGACAACGCCCCGATGCTCTACAACGGCGAGGAAGTCGGCAACGGTGACGGCCCCGACTGCGACTTCGCGGTCGACCCGGTCGACGGCACCACCCTTCTGAGCAAGGGCCTGCCCAACGCCATCTCCGTGCTCGCGGTCGCCGAGCGCGGGGCGATGTTCGACCCGTCAGCCGTGTTCTACATGAACAAGATCGCCGTCGGCCCCGAAGCCGCCGACGCCATCGACGTCAACGCCTCGATCGGCGAGAACATCCGCAAGGTCGCCAAAGCCAAGCGCCTTTCGGTCGAGGACGTGACGGTCTGCATCCTCGACCGGCCGCGCCACGAGCAGCTGATGGCCGACGTTCGCGACGCCGGCGCCCGGATCCGACTGATCACCGACGGCGACGTCGCCGGCGCGATCGCGGCCTGCCGGCCCAACTCGGGCACCGACATGCTGGCCGGCATCGGCGGCACCCCCGAGGGCATCATCGCCGCCGCTGCCATCCGCTGTATGGGCGGCGCGATCCAGGCGAAACTGGCGCCCAAGGACGACGCCGAGCGGCAGAAGGCCATCGACCGGGGCTATGACCTCGACGCGGTGCTGGGCACCGACCAGCTGGTGTCCGGCGAGAACGTCTTCTTCTGCGCCACCGGCGTGACCGACGGCGACCTGCTCAGGGGCGTGCGCTACGCCAGCGGTGGGTGCACCACGCAGTCGATCGTCATGCGGTCCAAGTCCGGCACCGTCCGGATGATCGAGGCCTACCACCGGCTGTCCAAGCTCAACGAATACTCCGCCATCGATTTCATCGGTGACGCGTCCGCCGTCCGACCCCTGCCGTAA
- a CDS encoding DUF4245 domain-containing protein produces MTTQPTPVPKPEKSRLLQDGRDMFWSMAPLVLACIVLAGLLGMCSLATDGPGRGPAPVYDAVAGLHADADALKIPLRVPQLPQGWQANSGSRGSIDGGLTLPDGQHGRAVLSRVGYLTPTGAYLSLTQSNADETALVASIKAGAYPSGTQNVDGVTWVVYEGENPEPVWTTRLSGPAQIAITGAGSTDEFHTLAAATQRQSPLPVQR; encoded by the coding sequence ATGACCACCCAGCCCACACCGGTCCCGAAGCCGGAAAAGTCGCGGTTGCTGCAGGACGGCCGGGACATGTTCTGGTCGATGGCGCCGCTGGTACTGGCGTGCATCGTGCTCGCCGGCCTGCTGGGCATGTGCTCGTTGGCGACCGACGGACCGGGCCGTGGTCCGGCGCCGGTGTACGACGCGGTCGCCGGATTGCATGCCGACGCCGATGCGCTCAAGATCCCACTGCGGGTACCGCAGCTGCCCCAGGGCTGGCAGGCCAACTCCGGTAGTCGCGGCAGCATCGACGGCGGCCTCACGTTGCCGGACGGGCAGCACGGGCGTGCGGTGTTGTCCCGGGTCGGCTACTTGACTCCCACCGGGGCCTACCTGAGCCTGACCCAGAGCAACGCCGACGAGACCGCGCTGGTGGCCTCGATCAAGGCGGGCGCCTATCCGTCGGGGACACAGAACGTCGACGGTGTCACCTGGGTGGTCTACGAAGGCGAGAACCCCGAGCCGGTGTGGACGACGCGCCTGAGCGGCCCGGCCCAGATCGCCATCACGGGCGCCGGCAGTACGGATGAGTTCCATACGCTGGCAGCAGCGACGCAAAGGCAGTCGCCACTTCCCGTACAGCGCTGA
- a CDS encoding dsRBD fold-containing protein, which translates to MYEKDLSSKWFVEIEFSEDDIHTHASVHAQLRDGTIATTGDAYRNPKDPSAPMVGEEIAAARALIALGTELLQLASSRIEQSTHHPVHLYR; encoded by the coding sequence ATGTACGAAAAGGATCTGTCTAGCAAGTGGTTCGTCGAAATCGAGTTCTCCGAAGACGACATCCACACCCACGCCTCGGTACACGCACAACTGCGCGATGGCACCATCGCGACTACCGGTGATGCCTACCGCAATCCCAAAGACCCGAGCGCACCGATGGTCGGCGAGGAGATCGCGGCCGCCCGTGCTCTCATCGCACTGGGTACCGAGCTGCTGCAGCTGGCGTCGTCGCGGATCGAGCAAAGCACCCACCATCCGGTGCATCTGTACCGCTGA
- a CDS encoding arylsulfatase, with product MPNGKPNILVIWGDDIGISNLSCYSMGLMGYQTPNIDRLAREGMLFTDAYGEQSCTAGRSAFITGQSVYRTGLSKVGFPGADVGLQAEDPTIAECLKPLGYATGQFGKNHLGDLNKYLPTVHGFDEFFGNLYHLNVEEEPELPDYPKKKQFPILADLQRPRGVIHSWATDEVSTEPDDPKYGPVGKQRIEDTGPLTKKRMETIDDDTTDACVDFIRRQVAADTPFFVWMNTTHMHLRTHTKPESVGQAGVWQSPYHDTMIDHDGHVGKLLDLLDELGIAEDTIVIYSTDNGPHANTWPDGATTPFRSEKNTNWEGAFRIPELIRWPGKIKAGTISNEIIQHHDWFPTFLAAAGEPDIIDKLKAGHPVGDKNFHVHLDAFNLLPYLTGEVDESPRKGFIYFSDDCDVLGLRFHNWKVVFQEQRCQGTLQIWAEPFTPLRAPKIYNLRTDPYERADITSNTYYDWWLDHDYIAFYAGAIVTQFLETFKEFPPRQEAASFTINQAVAKLHAFLAAD from the coding sequence ATGCCGAACGGCAAACCGAACATCCTGGTCATCTGGGGCGATGACATCGGGATCAGCAACCTGAGCTGCTACAGCATGGGGCTGATGGGGTATCAGACACCCAATATCGATCGCCTGGCCAGGGAAGGCATGCTGTTCACCGACGCGTACGGCGAACAGAGTTGCACGGCGGGCCGTTCGGCATTCATCACCGGGCAGAGCGTCTACCGCACGGGCCTCTCCAAGGTCGGCTTCCCAGGCGCCGACGTCGGGCTGCAGGCCGAGGATCCGACAATCGCCGAATGCCTGAAACCGCTCGGCTACGCCACCGGGCAGTTCGGCAAGAATCACCTCGGCGACCTCAACAAGTACCTGCCGACCGTGCACGGGTTCGACGAGTTCTTCGGCAACCTCTACCACCTCAACGTGGAAGAGGAACCCGAGCTCCCGGATTACCCGAAGAAGAAACAGTTTCCGATCCTGGCCGACCTGCAGCGGCCGCGCGGAGTGATCCACTCCTGGGCCACCGATGAGGTTTCCACCGAACCCGACGATCCGAAGTACGGTCCGGTGGGCAAGCAGCGCATCGAGGACACCGGACCGCTGACCAAGAAGCGGATGGAAACCATCGACGACGACACCACCGACGCGTGCGTCGACTTCATCCGGCGCCAGGTGGCCGCCGACACACCGTTCTTCGTGTGGATGAACACCACCCACATGCACCTGCGGACCCACACCAAGCCGGAATCGGTTGGCCAGGCAGGTGTTTGGCAGTCGCCGTACCACGACACGATGATCGACCACGACGGTCACGTCGGAAAGCTGCTCGACCTACTCGACGAATTGGGCATCGCCGAGGACACCATCGTCATCTACTCCACCGACAACGGCCCGCACGCCAACACCTGGCCCGACGGCGCCACGACACCGTTCCGCAGCGAGAAGAACACCAACTGGGAGGGCGCCTTCCGGATTCCGGAGCTGATCCGCTGGCCCGGAAAGATCAAGGCGGGCACCATCTCCAACGAGATCATCCAGCACCACGACTGGTTCCCGACCTTCCTGGCCGCGGCCGGGGAGCCGGACATCATCGACAAGCTCAAGGCGGGACATCCGGTCGGGGACAAAAACTTCCACGTCCACCTGGACGCGTTCAACCTGCTGCCGTATCTCACCGGCGAAGTCGACGAGAGTCCACGCAAAGGCTTCATCTACTTCTCCGATGACTGCGACGTACTCGGATTACGTTTCCACAACTGGAAAGTCGTTTTTCAGGAGCAGCGCTGCCAGGGCACGCTGCAGATCTGGGCGGAGCCCTTCACACCGCTACGGGCGCCCAAGATCTACAACCTGCGCACCGACCCGTACGAGCGGGCCGACATCACGTCGAATACGTACTACGACTGGTGGCTCGATCACGACTACATCGCGTTCTACGCCGGGGCCATCGTGACGCAGTTCCTGGAGACCTTCAAGGAATTCCCGCCCCGTCAGGAGGCCGCGTCGTTCACCATCAACCAGGCGGTGGCCAAGCTGCACGCCTTCCTGGCGGCCGACTAG
- a CDS encoding AI-2E family transporter — translation MDNQFTLTQRRALAVITVIALLAGAYFLRSFFVLIVMAAVSAYLFSPLYHRLLRRFGTGVSATLTLLWAMLLLVVPVSLLVFLGIVQVTQMVNAVSNWVAATDLSTLGSRTLDLINSLLERVPFLHIHVTAESLRETIVTVSQHIGQWLLGVLQGAVGGMVGAITAAIIFLYVFISLLVNQNGVLTLIRQLNPLGEEITDLYLAKIGAMVKGTVKGQFVIALCQGLAGAISVYIGGFHEGFFVFAILLTALSVIPLGGGIVTIPFGIGMAFFGNVTGGIFVVVWHLLVVTNIDNVLRPFLVPKAARLDPALMLLAVFAGISMFGFFGLVIGPVLMIIIVTTVSVYLAVYKGVELEAPEAEAPRKRLWSRLRAAAAKATNPPAEAHAPDTKPATPASDKP, via the coding sequence ATGGACAACCAATTCACGCTCACCCAAAGACGCGCGTTGGCGGTCATCACCGTCATCGCGCTACTGGCCGGTGCCTACTTCCTGCGCAGCTTCTTCGTCCTGATCGTGATGGCTGCCGTCAGCGCCTATCTGTTCTCGCCGCTGTACCACCGGTTACTGCGCCGGTTCGGAACCGGGGTATCGGCCACTCTGACGTTGCTGTGGGCCATGTTGCTGTTGGTCGTGCCGGTGTCACTGCTGGTCTTCCTCGGGATCGTGCAGGTCACCCAAATGGTCAACGCGGTCAGCAACTGGGTGGCCGCAACCGATCTGAGCACCCTGGGCTCCCGCACCCTCGATCTCATCAACTCGCTGCTGGAGCGTGTGCCGTTCCTGCACATCCACGTCACGGCGGAATCGTTGCGCGAGACCATCGTCACGGTGTCTCAGCACATCGGCCAATGGCTACTCGGCGTCCTACAGGGGGCTGTGGGAGGGATGGTCGGCGCCATCACGGCAGCGATCATCTTCCTGTATGTGTTCATCTCACTGCTGGTCAACCAGAACGGTGTGCTGACCCTCATCCGTCAGCTCAATCCGCTCGGTGAAGAGATAACCGACCTGTACCTGGCCAAGATCGGAGCCATGGTCAAGGGCACGGTCAAGGGTCAGTTCGTGATCGCACTGTGCCAGGGCCTCGCCGGCGCGATCTCGGTCTACATCGGCGGCTTCCACGAAGGGTTCTTCGTCTTCGCGATCCTGCTGACCGCGCTGTCGGTGATCCCGCTCGGCGGCGGCATCGTGACCATCCCGTTCGGCATTGGGATGGCGTTCTTCGGCAATGTCACCGGCGGCATTTTCGTGGTGGTGTGGCATCTGCTGGTGGTCACCAACATCGACAACGTGCTGCGTCCGTTCCTGGTACCGAAGGCCGCACGGCTGGACCCGGCACTGATGCTGCTGGCTGTTTTCGCCGGCATCTCGATGTTCGGCTTCTTCGGCCTCGTGATCGGCCCGGTGCTGATGATCATCATCGTCACCACCGTGAGCGTCTATCTGGCGGTCTACAAAGGTGTCGAACTGGAGGCGCCCGAGGCCGAAGCACCCCGTAAGCGGCTGTGGTCCCGGCTGCGCGCCGCGGCGGCCAAAGCCACGAACCCGCCTGCCGAAGCGCACGCCCCGGACACCAAACCCGCTACGCCGGCGTCAGACAAGCCCTGA
- the fdxA gene encoding ferredoxin, with product MPYVIGTACVDVMHKACVLQCPVDCIYEGARSLYINPDECVDCGACRLECDAGAIYYEADLPENQRQHLADNAAFFTEILPGRHAPLGSPGGAYALGRIGVDTPLVSALPPQAS from the coding sequence ATGCCGTACGTGATCGGAACAGCATGTGTCGATGTCATGCACAAAGCTTGTGTCCTGCAATGCCCGGTGGATTGCATCTACGAGGGCGCGCGTTCGCTCTACATCAATCCCGATGAGTGCGTGGATTGTGGGGCATGCCGGCTGGAGTGCGACGCGGGGGCGATCTACTACGAAGCCGACCTGCCCGAGAACCAGCGACAGCACCTGGCGGACAACGCCGCATTCTTCACCGAGATTCTCCCGGGCCGCCATGCCCCACTCGGTTCCCCAGGTGGCGCCTACGCACTCGGCCGGATCGGCGTGGACACGCCGCTGGTGAGCGCGCTACCACCCCAAGCGTCCTGA
- a CDS encoding arylsulfatase — protein sequence MPNGKPNILVIWGDDIGISNLSCYSDGLMGYRTPNIDRIADEGMRFTDSYGEQSCTAGRAAFISGQSVYRTGMSKVGVPGVDIGWAAEDPTIAELLKPLGYATGQFGKNHFGDLNKYLPTVHGFDEFFGNLYHLNAEEEPENFDYPHEDRYPRLYQLAKPRGVLKCKATTEVSTEPDDPKFGPVGKQTIEDTGPLSTKRMETIDEDIADATVDYIKRQHSEGNPFFVWCNFTHMHLYTHTKPESRGQAGLWQSAYHDTMIDHDRNVGTVLDVLDELGIAEDTIVIYSTDNGPHRNSWPDAGTTPFRSEKDTNWEGAFRIPELVRWPGKIKAGTVSNEIIQHHDWLPTLLAAAGDPDIAEKLKTGHKAGADGETEYQVHIDGYNLLPYLTGEVETSPRRGFFYFSDDAELLALRFENWKIVFAEQRCPGTLQIWANPFTPLRVPKIFNLRTDPYEYADITSNTYYEWLLRHDFFIFYATAMAAKFLDTFKEFPPRHPPASFSVDQIVEKLHEYLAKD from the coding sequence ATGCCAAACGGAAAGCCGAACATCCTGGTGATCTGGGGTGACGACATCGGGATCAGCAACCTCAGCTGCTACAGCGACGGCCTGATGGGCTATCGCACACCCAACATCGACCGCATCGCCGACGAGGGCATGCGGTTCACCGACTCCTACGGCGAACAGAGCTGCACCGCGGGCCGTGCGGCGTTCATCAGCGGCCAGAGCGTGTACCGCACCGGCATGAGCAAGGTTGGCGTGCCCGGCGTCGACATCGGGTGGGCGGCCGAGGATCCGACGATCGCGGAGTTGCTCAAGCCACTCGGTTACGCCACCGGCCAATTCGGCAAGAACCATTTCGGCGACCTGAACAAGTACCTGCCGACGGTGCACGGCTTCGACGAGTTCTTCGGCAACCTCTATCACCTCAACGCCGAGGAGGAGCCGGAGAACTTCGACTACCCGCACGAGGACCGCTACCCGCGCCTCTACCAGTTGGCCAAGCCGCGCGGCGTGTTGAAGTGCAAGGCCACCACAGAGGTGTCCACCGAACCGGACGACCCGAAGTTCGGTCCGGTCGGCAAGCAGACCATCGAGGACACCGGGCCGCTGTCCACCAAGCGGATGGAGACCATCGACGAGGACATCGCCGATGCCACCGTCGACTACATCAAGCGCCAGCATTCCGAGGGAAATCCGTTCTTCGTGTGGTGCAACTTCACGCATATGCACCTCTACACCCACACCAAGCCGGAAAGCCGGGGTCAGGCCGGGCTGTGGCAGTCGGCCTACCACGACACGATGATCGATCACGACCGCAACGTCGGCACGGTGCTCGACGTGCTGGACGAACTCGGCATCGCCGAGGACACCATCGTCATCTACTCCACCGACAACGGCCCGCACCGCAACTCGTGGCCGGACGCCGGAACCACGCCGTTCCGCAGCGAGAAGGACACCAACTGGGAGGGCGCCTTCCGGATTCCGGAACTGGTCCGCTGGCCCGGAAAGATCAAGGCGGGCACGGTGTCCAACGAGATCATCCAGCACCACGACTGGCTGCCCACACTGCTGGCCGCCGCGGGTGATCCCGATATCGCGGAGAAGCTCAAGACGGGCCACAAGGCCGGGGCCGACGGCGAGACCGAATACCAGGTCCACATCGACGGGTACAACCTGCTGCCGTACCTGACCGGTGAGGTGGAGACCAGCCCCCGGCGCGGGTTCTTCTACTTCTCCGACGACGCGGAACTGCTGGCGCTGCGATTCGAGAACTGGAAGATCGTGTTCGCCGAGCAGCGCTGCCCGGGCACCCTGCAGATCTGGGCCAACCCGTTCACCCCGCTGCGGGTGCCCAAGATCTTCAACCTGCGCACCGACCCGTACGAGTACGCCGACATCACGTCCAACACCTACTACGAGTGGTTGCTCCGGCACGACTTCTTCATCTTCTACGCCACCGCCATGGCCGCGAAGTTCCTCGACACATTCAAGGAGTTCCCGCCGCGGCACCCACCGGCCAGCTTCAGCGTCGACCAGATCGTCGAGAAGCTGCACGAGTACCTGGCGAAGGACTGA
- a CDS encoding HAD family phosphatase, which produces MLESWNNGPTKAVIVDFVGRVTAEVAPEERVAVFDNDGTLWCEKPAYIQLDFLVRRLAEQAAADPALAAKQPYQAAASGDLGWFGDAVTKHYNGDDSALKVLAGGILSAYAGLPVEEHAEQVKAFFARGQHPTLKRPYTACGYGPMVELLRYLEANGFTTYIASGGGRDFMRPVTAQMYGVPPERVIGSSVGLDFADGHLKTTPTPEFFDDGPVKPVRIWGRIGRRPIFAAGNSNGDIEMLEYTSAGPGPSLSMLLRHDDAEREFDYTAGAEKALALAGERGWTVASMRDDWSRIFD; this is translated from the coding sequence ATGCTGGAGTCCTGGAACAACGGGCCTACGAAGGCGGTGATCGTCGACTTCGTAGGCCGCGTCACCGCCGAGGTTGCCCCCGAAGAACGCGTCGCGGTGTTCGACAACGACGGCACGCTGTGGTGTGAGAAACCGGCGTACATCCAGCTGGACTTCCTGGTGCGCAGGCTCGCCGAGCAGGCCGCCGCGGACCCGGCGCTGGCCGCCAAGCAGCCGTACCAAGCGGCCGCCTCCGGCGATCTCGGCTGGTTCGGCGATGCCGTCACAAAGCATTACAACGGCGACGACTCGGCACTCAAAGTCCTTGCCGGGGGCATCCTTTCGGCTTACGCCGGGCTGCCCGTCGAAGAACACGCCGAGCAGGTCAAGGCGTTCTTCGCCCGTGGCCAACACCCGACGCTCAAGCGCCCATACACCGCCTGCGGGTACGGACCGATGGTCGAACTGTTGCGCTACCTTGAGGCGAACGGCTTTACCACCTACATCGCATCCGGCGGCGGGCGGGACTTCATGCGTCCTGTCACCGCTCAGATGTACGGCGTACCACCGGAACGGGTCATCGGCAGCTCGGTCGGGCTCGACTTTGCCGATGGTCACCTCAAGACCACCCCCACACCGGAGTTCTTCGACGATGGCCCGGTCAAGCCGGTGCGCATCTGGGGTCGTATCGGGCGCCGACCGATCTTCGCCGCGGGCAACTCCAACGGCGACATCGAAATGCTCGAATACACCAGCGCGGGGCCAGGCCCGTCGCTGAGCATGCTGCTGCGCCACGACGACGCGGAGCGCGAATTCGATTACACCGCAGGCGCGGAGAAGGCGCTGGCACTGGCCGGCGAACGCGGGTGGACGGTGGCCAGCATGCGTGACGACTGGTCCCGGATCTTTGACTGA
- a CDS encoding formylglycine-generating enzyme family protein, with protein MTESDAGLVWIPAQTTVLGSDRHYAEEGPARPVSTDGFWIQSHQVTNSQFAQFVSATGYITLAERPVSAADFPDAPPENLVPGSMVFQRTTGPVDLRHLNLWWTWTPGACWNHPRGPRSSLRGRETHPVVHISYEDAEAYARWAGLALPTESEWETAARGGLSGAAYTWGDEPEQPGQRLANYWHGQFPYLPETGYGTTKPVGSFPPNDYGLFDMAGNVWEWTSDWYGADRTTQPCCAADSFDPDQPQFDIGRKVIKGGSFLCADSYCMRYRPAARRPQMVDTGMSHIGFRCVRRLPQAGPR; from the coding sequence TTGACTGAGTCCGATGCCGGCCTGGTCTGGATACCGGCACAGACCACCGTGCTCGGTTCCGACCGGCATTACGCCGAGGAAGGTCCCGCTCGGCCGGTCAGCACCGACGGCTTCTGGATCCAGTCGCATCAGGTGACAAACAGCCAGTTCGCGCAGTTCGTTTCAGCCACCGGCTACATCACGCTCGCCGAGCGACCGGTCAGCGCCGCCGATTTCCCCGATGCCCCGCCGGAGAACCTGGTGCCCGGCTCAATGGTGTTCCAGCGGACCACGGGCCCGGTGGATCTGCGACACCTGAACCTCTGGTGGACCTGGACGCCGGGCGCATGCTGGAACCATCCGCGCGGGCCACGATCGTCACTGCGCGGGCGCGAGACGCATCCCGTGGTGCACATCTCCTATGAGGATGCCGAAGCCTATGCCCGCTGGGCCGGCCTGGCGCTGCCCACCGAGTCAGAGTGGGAGACAGCCGCGCGCGGCGGCCTTTCCGGGGCGGCCTACACATGGGGCGACGAGCCGGAGCAGCCCGGTCAACGGCTGGCCAACTACTGGCACGGCCAGTTTCCGTATCTACCCGAAACGGGTTACGGCACAACCAAACCGGTAGGCAGCTTCCCGCCCAACGACTACGGCCTGTTCGACATGGCGGGCAATGTCTGGGAGTGGACCAGCGACTGGTACGGCGCTGACCGGACCACGCAACCCTGCTGTGCCGCAGATAGTTTCGATCCCGATCAGCCTCAGTTCGACATCGGCCGCAAGGTGATCAAGGGCGGATCGTTCCTGTGCGCCGACAGCTACTGCATGCGCTACCGGCCCGCGGCCCGGCGGCCACAGATGGTGGACACCGGCATGAGCCACATCGGTTTTCGCTGTGTCAGACGTCTGCCGCAGGCCGGCCCCCGCTGA